In Leptolyngbya sp. NIES-2104, the genomic window CATGAATCGCTTCGGTGACACGGCGCAAGATTCCATTAATAAACTTGTAGCCGTCTTCGTTGCTGTACCGTTTCGCGAGTTCTACAGCTTCGTTAATGGCAACACTTGTGGGAACGCCAAGAAACATCATTTCAGTCGTAGCGATACGGAGAATGTCGCGATCGATTGCGGCTAATCGATCGACGTTCCAATCGACCAGAATTCCATTCAGCAACTGATCGACCGTTGCCCGTTCGACCTGAAGCCGCGTAATAATTTCCATCGCGTAGGCACGAACTTCAGCTTGGTTTGCGAGTTGAATGAATTCGGGAAGGTCGATCGCGCCTCCGAGTCGATTGATCGCGGATTGAGCGAGGTTGACGGCTTCTTGCACCATCGATCGAGCGGCTTCAAGATTGGCGGCGCGAGTTTGACTCTTTAACAGTTGAGCATCACCGCGTTGCAGTTCAGCCGCAGCGGTTTCGAGCGTGTCGCGGGCTTCGGTGGTAAGGGTGCGAATCGAAGCGAGAACGAGATCTTGGAGTTTTTGCTGGTTGACTTTTTCGAGGTCTGAAGGGAGTTGACTGATGCTCAGCAGTGCGAGTTCGCGAGAGATTCTACGGGCTTGCATGGCGATGGGATTCAATGTAGCTTACGTATCCTAGCGCGAAGTGGAGCGCGATCGAAGCAGAAGGAAAGGGCGATCGATCTCCCTCGGTTAAGATGTTGAAATCTGCGATCGCAAATTAGCTATGAACCTTACAACACAGCAATTCACTGCCATTATTGAACGTGAGGGCGATGGGTATGTCTCACTCTGTCCCGAACTAGATATCGCTAGTCAAGGGAATACGATCGAAGAAGCCAACCAGAATCTTGCAGAAGCGATCGAACTTTTTTTTGAGGTTGCTGACCCATCAGAAGTTCAGCGACGGTACGCCAATCTTTCATCGTGTTGAGCTTCAACCGCCGCTGATTTTTGCTTTGTAGCCCAATCCTGTGAGAATTTGCAGCAGTTTTTGAGCGTGATCGCCTTGGATCTCGATCGCGTCTTCTTTCACCGCGCCCCCGGTTCCACACTGCGCCTTTAGTTTCTTCGCCAAATCGCTCAGGGTCTCAGGCTTACCCTGAAATCCAGAAACGATCGAAACCGTTTTGCCACCGCGCCCTTTGCGAGAGACTTGAATTCTCAAATTCTGCTGATTTGGTGGCAGGTCGGGAACAGCTCTTTCAAACACTTCGGGATTGCCAAACTCGGAATAGACGACGCGATCTTGATCGATCGGCTTCGGCGGTTTTTTTGCCATAACTCACACTCGATGTGTCCAAATGTTACAAGTAAATCACAACTGATTCTTAAGGGGGCGGAGTCTCCAAAACGAGAGTGATAGAATTCCTAACATAGTCGCGTTAGAAATTTAATTTTAATGCGACCTGGGTGCAGTGGAATTTATCCCGCCGCAACGATATCAACCTCCATTTAATAAGCTCTCACCCGACTTGTGCATACCCAGAAGCATCACAAGATAGATTTAGGGACGGATTATCCTTGTCCGTGCCGTCGTCGCGGTCGCCTAATCCCGATCGCGCTCACTGAAGCGTTTGGCTGTAATCGCTGCCAACAGATTTTCGTGGTCGAAGAAAACGGCTGTGTGATCGAACAACTCGCCACCACGTATCCGTATAAGCGATCGTGGCGCTGGACGGGACACCAGTGGAACGTCGTGCAGCCGGGACTGGGCGATAGTTATCTCCCGCTGGCACTCGGTATTTTGCTGGTTCTGTTGAGTATTTGGCTTCCTGTTGCGCTCCATTCGCCGTCCGGTGCCAATATTATGTTGTGGGCGATCGTGGCATTGGTGTTAGCCGTGCTGCCAGCGCTCATGGTGTGGTTAGCTTATCGGCGGTAGTTCATGACGACGGACATAGGGGCATTCGACCCGATTTCAGCCCTGCGATCGGCTCAGATGACTTCGCTGACGTTGGCGGCAACGAGTGGAGTCGATCGGAGTCGTGTGGTTCAGGCGATGGCACAGGCGTTGTGTCGTCGGCAAAATGAGATTCTAGAAGCGAATACGCTCGATCTCGAAATCAGTCGGGAGATGGCAATTTCCGAGTTGCTGCTGGAATGGCTGAAGTTGACCCCGGAACGGCTTCAGAATGTGGTTCAGATTCTCAATCGGTTGAGCGAGTTACCCGATCCGATCGGGCGCGTGATGCCTGCGAATTTTCAAACCGATCGCGCTCAGACGTATTCTCAGTTGATGCCGCTGGGTGTGATTGCGCTGATTTACGAAGGATTTCCAGAGTTGAGCGCGATCGCGGCTGGATTGTGTATCAAGTCAGCAAACTGTCTGATTCTCAAAGGTGGGAATGAGGCGACTCACTCGAATATCGCGATCGCGGAAACATTACAGCAAGCGCTCGAAGATGAAGGGTTTCCGATCGAAAGCGTTCAACTGCTTCCCGCAGAAGCGACACCGATTCGAGATTTGATTATTCAAGATCGGTATTTGAATTTAGTGATTCCTTACGGGCGACCGAGTTTAGTTCAGCAAGTGGTGAGACAGGCGACGGCTCCCGTTCTACGATCGGCGATGGGAAATTGTTATCTTTATTGGTCGCCATCGGGAAATTTGGACATGGCGCGGTCGATGATTGTGGATAGTCATGAAACCGAACCCGATCCGGTCAACGCGATCGAGAAAGTTCTGATTCATCGACAGCAGAATCCTGCTTCACTGGTCATGCTCTGGGATAGTTTGCGAGAAAAAGGATTCCAGATTCGAGGGGATATTGCTTTAGCTGCTGAATTTCCGGGCGTTCGTGTGGTTGAGGATTCGGAATGGAGTCAGGCTTATCTCGATCGTATTGTCAGTTTCCGCGTGGTGGATGGTTTAACTAGCGCGATCGAGTGGATCAATCATTACAGTAGCGGTCATGCGGATTGTTTGGTGAGTGAGTCTTATCAGGAAGCTCGACAATTCGCGATCGGAGTCAATAGTGCTTCAACTTATATCAATGCGTCGCCTCGGTTTTATCGCAATCCAAAGCGGGGAGATGCAATTTTTCTAGGGATGTCCAATCAGAAAGGGCATCGACGCGGATTGATTGGATTAGAGACATTAACCACCGTGAAACACATTGTTCAAGGAAACGGTTAAAGCAATGGGTTGACTTTAAAACACACTTTAGCCTTCCTGAAATTCTCGTGGAAAAATCGCTGTGAAGGTTGAGCCTTCTTTCGGTTGGGATGCGAGATAGATATTACCTTGTAAGAGTTCGACTAATCGAGCCACGATCGCGAGTCCCAGTCCCGTACTATCCGGCGATTTCATCGTTCCAACGCGCTCAAACGGCGCAAATAGACGGAGCTGATCTTGAGGATCAATGCCGATTCCAGTATCAGTTACTGAGATTAACCAACGATCGTTAGCCAGGCTGCGACAAGCGATCGTTACACTGCCCGATTCTGTGTAGCGAACTGCATTACTGACTAAATTCGTAATCACTTGCTGTAGGCGAAATGGATCAGTAATCACTTCTTGGGGTGCTTGTTCGAGGTCGGTGATCAGTTGCAAATTGCGATCGTTGACTAACGGCTGCATCTCATCAATCACAACTTGGATCAGTGCTGGAAGGTCGATCGCCTCTGGAATGATGTGCATCTTTCCGGCTTCGTAGCGCGATAGTTCCAGTGCATCATTGATCAAATGCAACAATCGCCGCCCGCCGCGCAACACCTTTTCAATATGTTCCAAACTAGAAACAGAATCACGCTCTTCTCGTCGAGACTGTCTCAAGAATAAATCCGCGTATCCAATAATTGAAGTGAGCGGTGTTTTGAGTTCATGCGCGAGAATCGAAAGGTTATCTTCACTGGTACGCGCCAACCGTTTCAATTCTGAGACGGTAACCCCTAACTGATTTCGGACTTGTTCTAATTCGTTTAATCGTTCAGCCACATAGCTTTTGAAACATTGGGATACCGCTAAATCGATCACAGAATCGATCACAGTGAGCGCACGAAATATTTCTTCAGGAGTACCGCCTAGTAATTCAGCACGAATGCAATCAAAGATCGTTTTACGCAGCAAATGATACTCTAGAGCGATTTCGCTTGGATCAAAACCTTGATTCGCTCGTAAAACACCGTGAGAAATACTACCTTCGACGATCGCTTTATTGTCATCTGCTTCAGTTTGCGACAGACAGAGCGCCATCGCGATCAACACATCATCAATATGGTCTTCGATCGCGGTTCTGGGTAGTGTATCTGCACTGCGAATTTGTCGATCGTTTGCCACCGCATCCGCCCAATCGGTTTTAATGCGATCGATATTATCCTTCAGCAGTTGACTAAAATCCTGCATAACTCTAATCAAAGAAGCTTTGCGGATTGTAGAAGAATTGCTGCGGAAAATTAATCTATCAAGCGAATTACTTCAGTGTAGGAATGTTTGGACGTAGACAGAGATAAGCCAGCGGACCAAACAGCGGAATGAGCGCAACGATCCAGAAGAATTGCGATTCTTTGATTAATCCACGTCGCGCCATATCGTCACTTAATAGAGTGGGATAAGGAAACAACAGCGCAAATAAAACTAATGCAAGCGACATGCCGTGAATGAATTTGTCGGTTTGGAAAGATTGAACGAACAGACTCCAATCTCCGAAGACGATCGCAAATAGTAAGAAAACGACAGTACTAATTGTGAGGACAATTCCGGTTGCTTTTGAATCGAGCAGGGCTAACCAAGGATCTTTCTCACCGGAGAATTGATCATTGGGTTCTCGCAGAGCAAGGTAGGGAATTAAGCCAACTGTACCGGATGCGATCGAGGCTAACATAAAGCCCCAAGCTGGAATTTGCTGCATTCTGCCATCTGCAAAGATAAGACAGCTATAAATTAAGAGCCAGATTCCGACCATGCTAAAGGCAGAGAGCGCTACAGGGTTTAGGAAGTACAACAATTTGATGTTGAGAGGTGGAGCAAACCAAACGACATAAACAATAAACCC contains:
- the nusB gene encoding transcription antitermination factor NusB: MQARRISRELALLSISQLPSDLEKVNQQKLQDLVLASIRTLTTEARDTLETAAAELQRGDAQLLKSQTRAANLEAARSMVQEAVNLAQSAINRLGGAIDLPEFIQLANQAEVRAYAMEIITRLQVERATVDQLLNGILVDWNVDRLAAIDRDILRIATTEMMFLGVPTSVAINEAVELAKRYSNEDGYKFINGILRRVTEAIHVKS
- a CDS encoding type II toxin-antitoxin system HicB family antitoxin → MNLTTQQFTAIIEREGDGYVSLCPELDIASQGNTIEEANQNLAEAIELFFEVADPSEVQRRYANLSSC
- a CDS encoding translation initiation factor yields the protein MAKKPPKPIDQDRVVYSEFGNPEVFERAVPDLPPNQQNLRIQVSRKGRGGKTVSIVSGFQGKPETLSDLAKKLKAQCGTGGAVKEDAIEIQGDHAQKLLQILTGLGYKAKISGG
- a CDS encoding glutamate-5-semialdehyde dehydrogenase, producing the protein MTTDIGAFDPISALRSAQMTSLTLAATSGVDRSRVVQAMAQALCRRQNEILEANTLDLEISREMAISELLLEWLKLTPERLQNVVQILNRLSELPDPIGRVMPANFQTDRAQTYSQLMPLGVIALIYEGFPELSAIAAGLCIKSANCLILKGGNEATHSNIAIAETLQQALEDEGFPIESVQLLPAEATPIRDLIIQDRYLNLVIPYGRPSLVQQVVRQATAPVLRSAMGNCYLYWSPSGNLDMARSMIVDSHETEPDPVNAIEKVLIHRQQNPASLVMLWDSLREKGFQIRGDIALAAEFPGVRVVEDSEWSQAYLDRIVSFRVVDGLTSAIEWINHYSSGHADCLVSESYQEARQFAIGVNSASTYINASPRFYRNPKRGDAIFLGMSNQKGHRRGLIGLETLTTVKHIVQGNG
- a CDS encoding sensor histidine kinase, with product MQDFSQLLKDNIDRIKTDWADAVANDRQIRSADTLPRTAIEDHIDDVLIAMALCLSQTEADDNKAIVEGSISHGVLRANQGFDPSEIALEYHLLRKTIFDCIRAELLGGTPEEIFRALTVIDSVIDLAVSQCFKSYVAERLNELEQVRNQLGVTVSELKRLARTSEDNLSILAHELKTPLTSIIGYADLFLRQSRREERDSVSSLEHIEKVLRGGRRLLHLINDALELSRYEAGKMHIIPEAIDLPALIQVVIDEMQPLVNDRNLQLITDLEQAPQEVITDPFRLQQVITNLVSNAVRYTESGSVTIACRSLANDRWLISVTDTGIGIDPQDQLRLFAPFERVGTMKSPDSTGLGLAIVARLVELLQGNIYLASQPKEGSTFTAIFPREFQEG